In Daphnia magna isolate NIES linkage group LG5, ASM2063170v1.1, whole genome shotgun sequence, the sequence TCGGTGTAATTGACTGGAGCAACTGTGGTGTAGTAAGCAGACTCAGTATTGTATCTTGAGgactcggtgtagtaaactgGAGCAGCAGTAGTGCGCTGGAGCAGCTATAGTGGTGGTATAGTAAGTGGGCTCAACATAGTATTtcggagcctcagtgtagtagactggtgcagcagtggtgtagtaagtAGGTTCAGCATAGTATTTTGGCGCCTCTGTGTAGTAAATTGGGCCAGCTGGTTGTGGTGTAGTAAATTGGCTCAGCATAGTATTTGGGTGCTTCGGTGTAGTATACTGGAGCAGCAGTAGTATAGTACGTAGACTCAGTATAGTATTTCAGGGCTTCTGTGTAGTACACTGGGGCAGCAGCAGTAGTGTAGTATGTTGGGGTAGTGTTGGTGTAGCCAGTAGCTGTGTACGAATACGAACCTCCGCTCTGCCTTTGCATTTCCATCGCTTTACCCCTAACCCCGGCGGAAACCATGGAAGGAATCACGCCCAGAATGGCAACCAATAAAACACAAATCCATCGCCACTAGAATTAAATAATGCACAATAAGGTTACTATCATATTGTCCAACACACAAGAAAATATGATaatagtttaattttttttttaaatacaatacattaaaaatcaattaaactaGTCTAATTATGGTTCAAACGATTTATTGAAATCACTTAGGATACCTACTTTGGACACCATACTGTTATCTTGATGCTTGCTAGATGAGAAGATCGCAAGCACATATTCCATGGCCTTTATTCCTGACCTCAGCCAATCCTGCCCTTGTTAATGCACCTTAAGGTGTTGGAAGCCTAAAGGGTTTATTACCTAACCATTCCCGTGCTTGTTGCTCCTGGTTCACGTCCATTACTTTGTTTCGCGTTGATGTCCACGTGGCTGAAAAATCCAATGCGAGGGGGAGGGTTGAGATTTAGTAAGCCATATAACGATTTAATGTATTTAATGTATCACACGGTGCCCGTTCATAACATGTCTCGCTTTTCCATGACTTTTTCAAGAGTTCCagactgaaaaaaaataaattctctGACTTTGGCTCACGCAAAatatcacaaaaaaattataaagttatgGTCTTTTCGTCTGCTTTGGCCTGCCAGGA encodes:
- the LOC116922967 gene encoding uncharacterized protein LOC116922967, coding for MEYVLAIFSSSKHQDNSMVSKWRWICVLLVAILGVIPSMVSAGVRGKAMEMQRQSGGSYSYTATGYTNTTPTYYTTAAAPVYYTEALKYYTESTYYTTAAPVYYTEAPKYYAEPIYYTTTSWPNLLHRGAKILC